Proteins encoded in a region of the Globicephala melas chromosome 1, mGloMel1.2, whole genome shotgun sequence genome:
- the KIAA2013 gene encoding uncharacterized protein KIAA2013 homolog translates to MWLQQRLKGLPGLLSSSWARRLLCLLGLLVLLLWFAGSGARQAAGGLQLLPWPRGEPGAAEPSACLEAATRAWRGLRERGEAVPLGPGVPALVANGFLALDVVANRLWVTPGEREPAVAPDFVPFVQLRPLSALSEAGESVLLLREGLLRRVRCLQLGTPGPGPAAAGPGPASASGLVTGSGRDCVLLQEDFLAHRGRPHVYLQRIQLNNPTERVAALQTVGPTAGPVPKAFTSTLEKVGDHQFLLYSGRSPPFPTGLVHLLVVAAKKLVNRLQVAPKTQLDETVLWVVHVSGPLNPQVLKSKAGKELKVLQDLARKEMLELLEMPAAELLQDHQRLWAQLFSPGVEMKKITDAHTPSGLTVNLTLYYMLSCSPAPLLSPDLSHRERDQMESTLNYEDHCFSGHATMHAGNLWPGRLSSIQQILQLWDLWRLTLQKRGCKGLVRAGAPGILQGMVLSFGGLQFTENHLQFQADPDVLHNSYALHGIRYKNDHINLAVLADPEGKPYLHVSVESRGQLVKIYACEAGCLDEPVELTSAPQGHTFSVMVTQPITPLLYISTDLTHLQDLRHTLHLKAILAHDEHMAQQDPGLPFLFWFSVASLITLFHLFLFKLIYNEYCGPGAKPLFRSKEDPSV, encoded by the exons ATGTGGCTGCAGCAGCGGCTTAAGGGGCTGCCGGGACTGCTGTCGAGCAGCTGGGCCCGCCGCCTACTCTGCCTGCTCGGCCTCCTGGTGCTGCTTCTGTGGTTCGCGGGCTCCGGGGCGCGGCAGGCGGCGGGCGGTCTGCAGCTGTTGCCCTGGCCCCGCGGCGAGCCGGGCGCCGCCGAGCCCTCTGCCTGTCTGGAGGCAGCCACCCGCGCGTGGCGCGGCCTGCGGGAGCGGGGCGAGGCTGTACCACTGGGCCCCGGAGTGCCGGCCCTGGTGGCCAACGGCTTCCTGGCCCTGGACGTGGTCGCCAACCGGCTGTGGGTGACCCCTGGGGAGCGGGAGCCCGCCGTGGCGCCGGACTTCGTGCCCTTCGTGCAGCTGCGCCCGCTTAGCGCGCTCTCTGAAGCTGGAGAGTCAGTGTTGCTGCTGCGGGAAGGGCTGCTGCGGCGGGTGCGCTGCCTGCAGCTCGGGACTCCGGGTCCCGGCCCTGCGGCCGCCGGCCCGGGCCCCGCCTCGGCCTCCGGCCTCGTCACGGGATCCGGCCGAGACTGCGTGCTGCTGCAAGAGGACTTTCTGGCGCACCGGGGCCGACCCCACGTCTATCTGCAGCGCATCCAGCTCAACAACCCCACGGAACGCGTGGCCGCGCTGCAGACTGTCGGGCCCACTGCCGGCCCGGTCCCCAAGGCCTTCACCAGCACCCTGGAGAAGGTCGGAGACCATCAGTTCCTCCTCTACTCGGGCCGGTCCCCGCCTTTTCCCACGGGGCTGGTGCACCTGCTGGTGGTGGCCGCCAAGAAGTTAGTGAACCGTCTCCAAGTGGCTCCCAAGACGCAACTGGACGAGACTGTGCTGTGGGTGGTGCACGTCTCCGGCCCTCTTAACCCCCAGGTGCTCAAAAGCAAAGCAGGCAAGGAGCTCAAGGTGCTCCAGGACTTGGCACGGAAGGAAATGCTGGAGCTCTTGGAGATGCCGGCGGCGGAGCTGCTTCAGGACCACCAGCGCCTCTGGGCCCAGCTCTTCAGCCCAG GTGTGGAAATGAAGAAGATCACCGATGCTCACACTCCATCAGGCCTGACCGTGAACCTGACACTGTACTACATGCTTTCCTGCTCCCCCGCGCCACTGCTCAGCCCCGACCTGAGCCACAGGGAGCGAGACCAGATGGAGTCGACACTCAACTATGAAGATCACTGCTTCAGCGGCCACGCCACCATGCACGCTGGGAACCTCTGGCCGGGCCGCCTGTCCTCCATCCAGCAGATCCTGCAGCTCTGGGACCTGTGGAGGCTGACCCTGCAGAAGCGCGGCTGCAAGGGGCTGGTGCGGGCGGGCGCCCCGGGCATCCTGCAGGGCATGGTGCTCAGCTTCGGCGGCCTGCAGTTCACCGAGAACCACCTCCAGTTCCAGGCTGACCCCGACGTGCTGCACAACAGCTACGCCCTGCATGGCATCCGCTACAAGAATGACCACATCAACCTGGCCGTGCTCGCGGACCCCGAGGGCAAGCCGTACCTGCACGTGTCTGTGGAGTCCCGCGGCCAGCTCGTCAAGATCTACGCCTGCGAAGCGGGCTGCCTGGACGAGCCTGTGGAGCTGACCTCGGCGCCCCAGGGCCACACCTTCTCGGTCATGGTGACGCAGCCCATCACGCCGCTGCTCTACATCTCCACTGACCTCACGCACCTGCAGGACCTGCGGCACACGCTGCACCTCAAGGCCATCCTGGCCCACGACGAGCACATGGCCCAGCAGGACCCCGGGCTGCCCTTCCTCTTCTGGTTCAGCGTGGCCTCCCTCATCACCCTCTTCCACCTCTTCCTATTCAAGCTCATCTACAACGAGTACTGTGGGCCTGGCGCCAAACCCCTCTTCAGGAGTAAG GAAGATCCCAGTGTCTGA